Proteins from one Triticum aestivum cultivar Chinese Spring chromosome 7A, IWGSC CS RefSeq v2.1, whole genome shotgun sequence genomic window:
- the LOC123151978 gene encoding uncharacterized protein, whose amino-acid sequence MGGARALACFLCGSAVSRRGRAARLVLWGGEARAAKRGTQAGQVMLDFAGTVVCLADGFYIGRPAPVLAIEDRLVAGATYLVLPVDRLPRGYDAVTAASLATLSYDRAGPAGSVARGPRSPFEYVKGDDGRTVIKVTPEFLVKAITARPGCGVGGGSEAVVDGEGACGGALCSTPELRKHYEQLVGSGRGRTWSPRLDTIKERKGRRLAAAVSPGRLSPVAVRLLGLGKGEYR is encoded by the coding sequence ATGGGCGGTGCTCGCGCCCTGGCGTGCTTCCTCTGCGGCTCGGCCGTCTCgcggcgggggcgcgcggcgaGGCTGGTGCTgtggggcggcgaggcgcgggcggccAAGCGCGGGACGCAGGCGGGGCAGGTGATGCTCGACTTCGCGGGGACCGTGGTCTGCCTCGCCGACGGGTTCTACATCGGCCGGCCCGCGCCGGTGCTGGCCATCGAGGACCGCCTCGTCGCGGGGGCCACCTACCTTGTGCTCCCCGTCGACCGCCTGCCGCGGGGCTACGACGCGGTCACCGCGGCGTCCCTGGCCACGCTCTCCTACGACAGGGCCGGCCCGGCGGGGTCCGTCGCGAGGGGGCCCAGGAGCCCGTTCGAGTACGTCAAGGGCGACGACGGCCGGACGGTGATCAAGGTCACCCCGGAGTTCCTCGTCAAGGCCATCACCGCGAGACCGGGCTGCGGTGTCGGCGGCGGGAGCGAGGCCGTGGTCGACGGAGAGGGCGCGTGCGGCGGGGCGCTGTGCAGCACGCCGGAGCTGAGGAAGCACTACGAGCAGCTGGTGGGATCCGGGAGGGGGAGGACGTGGTCGCCGCGGCTGGACACGATCAAGGAGCGCAAGGGGAGGAGGCTCGCGGCGGCGGTGAGCCCCGGGAGGCTGTCGCCGGTGGCAGTCAGGCTGCTAGGGCTGGGCAAAGGAGAATACAGGTAG
- the LOC123148160 gene encoding uncharacterized protein, with product MASRLLAAASSSSASSSPLARLISSRRMAGAADHHGSTKVNMWQEPLNPGNWKEEHFVLASLAMWGAIIYGGLKAFGGKKEVKTEAGPAAAPAH from the exons ATGGCGTCTCGTCTGCttgcggcggcctcctcctcctccgcctcctcctcccccctcgccCGCCTCATCTCCAGCCGCCGTATGGCCGGCGCCGCAG ATCACCACGGATCGACCAAGGTGAACATGTGGCAGGAGCCCTTGAACCCCGGCAACTGGAAGGAAGAGCAC TTTGTGCTAGCCAGCTTAGCTATGTGGGGCGCTATTATATATGGTGGATTGAAGGCATTTGGTGGGAAAAAAGAAGTGAAAACAGAG GCAGGGCCAGCGGCAGCACCGGCACATTAA
- the LOC123148159 gene encoding uncharacterized protein: MRKLPGLHSSPSSIPHARGKINRGKKASRAGTRSAAVAAVGREAWELPRRPPDKRPPLVSDGALAPLRLFLVPLCWQLSVATGHLCLLPPPSSGGSLHPPLAAPSARIQRLAPPPPTLVGHGASPCSRKLNANFSSDSNRQTEFLC; the protein is encoded by the exons ATGCGGAAACTACCAGGCCTCCACTCGTCCCCGTCCTCGATTCCTCACGCGCGAGGCAAAATAAACCGCGGGAAGAAAGCTTCGCGGGCGGGAACTCgctctgccgccgtcgccgccgtgggGAGGGAGGCATGGGAGCTCCCGCGGCGGCCACCGGATAAACGGCCTCCGCTCGTCTCTGACGGCGCCCTCGCTCCCTTGCGACTCTTCCTCGTCCCGCTGTGCTGGCAGCTGTCCGTCGCGACCGGCCACCTCTGTCTGCTCCCTCCGCCCTCATCCGGCGGCTCGCTTCACCCACCTCTGGCTGCTCCCTCCGCCCGCATCCAGCGGCTCGCTCCGCCCCCTCCAACGCTCGTCGGCCACGGCGCCTCCCCGTGCAGCAGAAAACTGAACGCCAACTTCAGTTCAGACTCCAACAGACAAACAG AATTCTTGTGCTGA